Proteins from one Sulfuriferula thiophila genomic window:
- the nadD gene encoding nicotinate-nucleotide adenylyltransferase — protein sequence MTDTYVVDPRTLKPIGIFGGTFDPIHFGHLRLAEEMAESLALDHVRFIPAGTPPHRSRPRTDAPHRLAMVKIATANNPRFVVDQREVELPHLSYTVDTLHSLRSELGDDQPLCLLLGADAFLGLSSWHEWQALFKLAHITIAHRPGFPQSTWKDAMPDTLRDEIETRMANPEDLATCAAGLIVTRPITALDISATHIRDTLRAGRNPRYLLPDAVLDYIHAHQLYLPETA from the coding sequence GTGACGGACACGTACGTGGTTGATCCGCGTACGTTGAAGCCCATAGGCATATTCGGCGGCACATTCGACCCTATCCATTTCGGGCATTTGCGCCTGGCGGAAGAAATGGCAGAATCACTGGCGCTGGACCATGTGCGTTTCATTCCGGCCGGCACGCCGCCGCACCGCAGCCGGCCACGCACTGACGCACCCCACCGGCTGGCAATGGTGAAAATCGCCACGGCGAACAACCCGCGCTTTGTCGTCGATCAGCGCGAGGTGGAATTGCCGCATCTATCCTATACGGTAGATACCCTGCATTCACTGCGCAGCGAACTGGGTGACGACCAACCGCTATGCTTATTATTAGGTGCCGATGCATTTCTCGGCCTGTCGAGCTGGCATGAATGGCAGGCATTATTTAAGCTGGCGCATATCACTATTGCCCATCGCCCGGGTTTTCCGCAGAGCACGTGGAAAGATGCCATGCCCGACACCTTGCGCGATGAAATCGAAACGCGCATGGCTAATCCGGAAGATCTGGCAACCTGCGCGGCAGGATTGATCGTAACCCGTCCAATCACCGCATTGGATATTTCCGCCACGCATATTCGTGATACCTTACGCGCTGGGCGTAACCCACGTTATTTACTCCCCGATGCAGTGCTTGATTATATTCACGCCCATCAACTTTACTTACCGGAAACCGCATGA
- the rbfA gene encoding 30S ribosome-binding factor RbfA, protein MAKDYPRSRRVAEQIQRELADIIRTEIHDPRVGMITITEVVVTHDLEHAKVYFTVFESLERAQEAAHALNHAAGFIRSQLGPRMRLRIVPQITFVYDTSVARGAELSRLIDEAVAADTARPDDNHE, encoded by the coding sequence ATGGCTAAGGATTATCCACGCTCCCGTCGTGTTGCTGAGCAGATACAGCGCGAATTAGCCGATATTATCCGGACTGAGATACATGATCCGCGAGTGGGTATGATTACGATCACCGAGGTCGTGGTTACCCATGATCTGGAACATGCGAAAGTCTACTTCACCGTGTTTGAGAGCCTGGAACGGGCGCAAGAAGCTGCGCATGCGTTGAACCATGCTGCCGGCTTTATCCGCTCGCAACTGGGGCCGCGTATGCGTCTGCGTATCGTGCCGCAAATAACGTTTGTTTACGATACTTCAGTGGCGCGTGGAGCGGAATTATCCCGCTTGATTGACGAAGCGGTTGCCGCTGACACAGCTAGGCCGGACGATAATCACGAGTGA
- a CDS encoding glutamate-5-semialdehyde dehydrogenase, protein MDIKTYMHQVGQAARAASRAVARADSQAKNHALLVIADAIERDSAILQAANDQDMAAAKANGLDAALLDRLALNAKSIAGMAEGLRQIVALPDPVGEITDLKYRPSGIQVGKMRVPLGVIGIIYEARPNVTADAAGLCLKSGNAAILRGGSEALHSNQAIAACVREGLAAAGLPESAVQVINTTDRAAVAELITMREFVDVIVPRGGKGLIERLMNDARIPVIKHLHGVCHVYIDDQADLTKAVRIADNAKTSRYGTCNTTETLLVAQAVAAQVLPEIAAIYIAKGVEMRGCAITQSLLSGINPATDEDWFTEYLAPIIAIRVVDDMDAAITHINHYGSQHTDAIVTENYTRARRFLREVDSSSVMVNASTRFADGFEYGLGAEIGISTDKIHARGPVGLEGLTSQKWVVLGDGHVRG, encoded by the coding sequence ATGGACATTAAAACCTATATGCACCAAGTAGGGCAAGCCGCACGCGCCGCTTCACGCGCTGTCGCCCGCGCTGACAGCCAGGCCAAAAATCATGCGCTGCTGGTAATTGCCGATGCTATCGAACGCGACAGCGCCATTTTACAGGCCGCCAATGATCAGGATATGGCGGCCGCGAAAGCTAACGGTCTGGATGCAGCCCTGCTGGATCGACTGGCACTGAATGCCAAATCCATCGCCGGCATGGCTGAAGGCTTGCGCCAAATTGTCGCCTTGCCTGACCCCGTTGGCGAAATCACTGACCTCAAGTATCGCCCATCCGGGATCCAGGTGGGGAAAATGCGCGTACCGCTAGGTGTGATCGGCATTATTTATGAAGCGCGCCCGAACGTTACCGCGGACGCCGCCGGTTTGTGCCTGAAATCCGGCAATGCAGCAATATTACGCGGCGGCTCCGAAGCCCTGCACAGCAATCAGGCCATAGCCGCGTGCGTGCGCGAAGGTCTGGCTGCTGCCGGTTTACCGGAGAGTGCAGTACAAGTCATCAACACCACTGACCGTGCTGCTGTCGCCGAACTGATTACCATGCGTGAATTCGTCGACGTCATCGTGCCGCGCGGTGGCAAAGGTTTGATTGAGCGGCTGATGAATGACGCCCGCATTCCGGTCATCAAGCATCTGCATGGCGTATGCCACGTGTACATTGACGATCAGGCTGACCTGACCAAGGCTGTGCGCATCGCGGACAATGCCAAGACCAGCCGCTACGGCACCTGCAATACCACAGAGACCCTGCTGGTAGCACAGGCTGTTGCTGCGCAGGTATTGCCTGAGATTGCTGCCATCTATATCGCCAAAGGCGTAGAAATGCGCGGCTGCGCCATCACCCAGAGCCTGCTGAGCGGCATTAACCCTGCCACTGACGAAGACTGGTTTACCGAGTATCTGGCACCGATTATTGCCATCCGCGTAGTGGATGATATGGATGCAGCGATTACCCACATCAATCACTATGGTTCACAGCACACCGATGCCATCGTCACTGAAAATTACACACGTGCCCGCCGTTTCCTGCGCGAAGTAGACTCCAGCAGTGTGATGGTGAACGCTTCCACCCGCTTTGCCGATGGCTTTGAATATGGCCTGGGTGCTGAAATCGGCATTTCTACCGACAAAATTCATGCCCGCGGCCCGGTTGGCCTGGAGGGCCTGACTTCGCAAAAATGGGTAGTGCTTGGTGACGGACACGTACGTGGTTGA
- the nusA gene encoding transcription termination factor NusA, whose amino-acid sequence MSREILLLVDALAREKNVNKEIVFGALEQALASATKKRFQEDADIRVVIDRDTGDYHAFRCWEIVEDNDHEFPESQIAWTDSQISHPDLQVGDFVEEPLEAVEFGRIGAQAAKQVILQRIRDAEREQILTDFLDRKEYLVTGTVKRMERGSAIIESGRVEGLLPRDQMIPKENLRVGDRVRAFLLRVERSGRGPQLILSRTAPEFIAKLFELEVPEIEEGLLEIKGAARDPGARAKIAVKSNDQRLDPIGTCVGMRGSRVQAVTGELAGERVDIILWSPEPAQFVINALAPAEVSSIVVDEEKHSMDVVLEEDQLAQAIGRSGQNVRLASELTGWELNIMTVEEAQKKNETEALAVRALFVEKLDVDEEVADMLVQEGFCSVEEVAYVPIGEMLEIEGFDEELVNELRARARNALLTDAIASEEKVENVSNDLASLESMDGEMLRQLAEHGIVNSEDLAELGVDELVEMTGVDAERASTLIMAARAPWFA is encoded by the coding sequence ATGAGCCGCGAGATTTTACTGTTGGTTGATGCATTAGCCAGAGAAAAAAATGTAAACAAAGAAATCGTGTTTGGTGCATTAGAGCAAGCCTTGGCTTCGGCTACCAAAAAACGTTTTCAGGAAGATGCTGATATTCGCGTGGTGATTGACCGTGATACCGGTGATTATCATGCATTCCGCTGCTGGGAAATTGTTGAAGATAATGACCACGAATTCCCGGAAAGCCAGATTGCGTGGACAGATTCGCAGATATCTCATCCTGATTTGCAGGTTGGCGATTTTGTCGAAGAGCCACTGGAAGCGGTCGAATTTGGCCGCATTGGTGCGCAGGCTGCCAAGCAGGTTATTCTGCAGCGTATCCGTGATGCGGAACGTGAGCAGATTCTGACGGATTTCCTGGATCGCAAAGAGTATCTGGTAACCGGTACTGTGAAGCGTATGGAGCGCGGCAGTGCCATCATAGAATCCGGCCGTGTGGAAGGTTTGTTGCCGCGCGATCAGATGATACCGAAAGAGAATTTGCGTGTTGGTGATCGGGTCCGGGCTTTCCTGTTGCGCGTAGAGCGCAGTGGACGTGGGCCGCAACTGATTTTGTCACGCACCGCACCCGAATTTATCGCCAAGCTGTTTGAGCTGGAAGTGCCTGAAATTGAAGAGGGCCTACTGGAGATTAAAGGTGCTGCACGCGATCCCGGCGCGCGCGCTAAAATTGCAGTAAAATCAAACGATCAGCGTCTGGATCCGATTGGTACCTGTGTCGGTATGCGTGGTTCGCGCGTACAGGCTGTTACTGGTGAATTAGCTGGCGAACGGGTGGATATCATATTGTGGTCGCCAGAGCCTGCGCAGTTTGTGATTAATGCACTGGCGCCTGCTGAGGTTAGCAGTATTGTTGTTGATGAAGAAAAACACAGCATGGATGTCGTGCTGGAAGAAGACCAGTTGGCGCAGGCCATTGGCCGTAGCGGACAAAACGTGCGCCTGGCTTCGGAATTGACGGGATGGGAACTGAACATCATGACCGTTGAAGAGGCGCAGAAGAAAAATGAAACGGAAGCATTGGCAGTGCGGGCGTTGTTTGTAGAAAAGCTCGACGTCGATGAAGAAGTTGCCGACATGCTGGTGCAAGAAGGTTTCTGCAGCGTGGAAGAGGTAGCTTATGTGCCTATCGGTGAAATGCTGGAAATTGAAGGGTTTGACGAAGAGTTGGTCAATGAATTGCGTGCGCGTGCGCGTAATGCATTGTTGACTGATGCTATCGCCAGCGAAGAAAAAGTGGAAAATGTTTCCAATGATCTGGCATCATTAGAAAGTATGGACGGTGAAATGCTGCGCCAGTTGGCCGAGCATGGTATTGTCAATTCAGAAGACCTGGCCGAGCTGGGCGTAGATGAATTAGTAGAAATGACGGGTGTGGATGCTGAGCGTGCTTCTACACTGATTATGGCGGCGCGTGCGCCGTGGTTTGCATAA
- the infB gene encoding translation initiation factor IF-2, with protein MNVEQFAQELKLSTGLLLEQLRAAGVEKSAAVDAVTEQDKARLLDYLSKKHGATDVKSKITLTRKETTEIKKSDSTGKARTIQVEVRKKRVLVKRETPLANEVTSGQESEPVDTGLSAEAETELQAQHAEEVMAPAETVAEIIEVVEEVKPAPVEVPVVEVAVAPVVEVSAEVVQAEPAQIVEVPKVETEVAPAQDAAAAEPVLQRRRIVRPVLDESELARRADEARRHSALHERQAEEIRLKQERELKRKQQIEDQAAAVEAAAEAAKNPPPVVAKPATTEGTLHKAPAKPGEKPKPVDKKPKPAAPVKTKDTAWNDMQAKKRGIKSRGDTGGDAWRNRKGGGRHHKSDSDAANAFSAPTEPIVQEVMVPETITVAELSHKMSVKAAEVIKTLMKMGSMVTINQVLDQETAMIVVEEMGHVAKPAPLDTPESFLDESEKHEVELLSRAPVVTVMGHVDHGKTSLLDAIRRARVASGEAGGITQHIGAYHVETDHGMVTFLDTPGHEAFTAMRARGAKVTDLVVLVVAADDGVMPQTIEAIHHAKAANVPMVVAVNKIDKPEANGERIRQELVAQGVVPEDWGGDTQFVEVSAKKGTNINGLIEAILLQAEVLELKAAKDAPAKGVIIEARLDKGRGPVATLLVQSGTLKRGDVLLAGGVYGRVRAMLDEDGKPVLEAGPSIPVEIQGLSDVPKAGEDAMVLQDERKAREIALFRQGKFRDVQLAKRQAAKLESIMEQMGDGEAKRLPLIIKADVQGSAEALSTSLQKISTNEVKVDILHNAVGTISESDVNLAMASKAVIIGFNTRADAAARKLAETLGVDIRYYNIIYEVVDLVKAALSGMLTPDLKENITGMAEVREVYVISKIGTVLGCHVLDGVIKRGQRVRVMRNNEVIHDGELDSLKRFKDDVKEVKFGYDCGLSVKNFNALEVGDKLEAYEVVQVARSL; from the coding sequence ATGAATGTAGAACAATTTGCCCAAGAACTAAAGCTCTCCACCGGATTATTGCTGGAGCAGTTGCGTGCAGCCGGCGTAGAAAAATCGGCGGCTGTGGATGCTGTCACCGAGCAGGATAAAGCTCGCTTGCTGGATTATTTAAGCAAAAAGCACGGTGCAACCGACGTGAAAAGTAAAATCACGCTAACCCGCAAGGAAACCACCGAAATCAAAAAATCGGATAGTACCGGCAAAGCGCGGACTATTCAGGTTGAAGTGCGTAAAAAACGGGTGCTGGTGAAGCGTGAAACCCCTCTGGCAAATGAAGTGACCTCAGGACAGGAATCGGAACCAGTTGATACTGGTTTGTCAGCAGAAGCTGAAACCGAATTGCAAGCGCAGCATGCTGAAGAAGTGATGGCGCCTGCTGAAACTGTTGCGGAAATAATTGAAGTTGTAGAAGAGGTTAAGCCGGCTCCGGTTGAAGTGCCTGTAGTCGAAGTGGCAGTTGCGCCTGTGGTAGAAGTCAGCGCAGAAGTTGTGCAAGCTGAGCCTGCTCAAATTGTGGAAGTGCCGAAAGTCGAAACAGAAGTTGCACCAGCGCAGGATGCGGCGGCAGCAGAGCCGGTATTGCAGCGCCGGCGCATAGTAAGGCCAGTGTTGGATGAGTCGGAGCTGGCGCGTCGCGCTGACGAAGCGCGTCGACATTCTGCGTTACATGAGCGTCAGGCTGAAGAAATTCGCCTTAAGCAAGAGCGTGAACTGAAGCGCAAACAACAGATTGAAGATCAGGCGGCTGCTGTAGAAGCCGCGGCAGAAGCTGCTAAGAATCCGCCACCAGTAGTTGCCAAGCCGGCAACTACTGAAGGTACCTTGCACAAAGCACCAGCAAAACCAGGTGAAAAACCCAAGCCGGTTGATAAAAAACCTAAACCGGCAGCTCCCGTCAAAACCAAAGATACTGCATGGAATGATATGCAGGCCAAAAAACGCGGTATCAAGTCGCGTGGCGACACGGGGGGTGACGCATGGCGTAATCGCAAGGGTGGTGGCAGACATCATAAATCCGACAGTGATGCAGCAAATGCATTCAGTGCGCCAACTGAGCCTATCGTCCAAGAAGTGATGGTGCCGGAAACAATTACGGTTGCCGAGTTGTCGCATAAAATGTCGGTTAAGGCTGCTGAAGTTATCAAAACGCTCATGAAAATGGGTAGCATGGTGACGATTAACCAGGTACTTGATCAAGAAACAGCAATGATTGTGGTAGAGGAAATGGGGCACGTTGCCAAGCCTGCTCCATTGGATACGCCGGAATCATTCCTGGATGAGTCTGAAAAACATGAAGTAGAGTTGTTATCACGTGCACCAGTTGTGACCGTTATGGGTCACGTTGACCATGGTAAGACATCGCTGCTCGATGCAATTCGCCGGGCGCGTGTCGCCAGTGGTGAAGCGGGTGGTATTACCCAGCACATTGGTGCTTATCACGTTGAGACTGATCACGGCATGGTGACTTTCCTTGATACCCCGGGTCACGAAGCGTTTACCGCAATGCGTGCACGTGGTGCCAAGGTAACTGACTTGGTAGTGCTGGTAGTTGCTGCTGATGATGGCGTGATGCCGCAAACAATTGAAGCAATCCACCATGCTAAAGCGGCTAATGTGCCGATGGTGGTTGCAGTCAACAAAATAGACAAGCCGGAAGCCAATGGCGAGCGTATTCGTCAGGAACTGGTTGCGCAGGGCGTTGTACCTGAGGACTGGGGCGGTGATACCCAATTCGTTGAAGTTTCTGCCAAGAAAGGCACTAACATCAATGGTTTGATTGAAGCCATTCTGCTTCAGGCTGAAGTGCTGGAGCTTAAAGCGGCTAAAGATGCACCGGCCAAAGGCGTGATTATTGAAGCGCGTCTGGATAAAGGGCGTGGTCCGGTAGCAACGCTGCTGGTACAGTCGGGTACGTTGAAGCGTGGTGATGTACTGCTGGCTGGCGGCGTGTATGGCCGGGTTCGGGCCATGCTGGATGAAGACGGCAAGCCGGTTCTGGAAGCGGGTCCATCGATTCCGGTCGAGATTCAAGGTTTGTCCGATGTGCCTAAGGCAGGTGAAGATGCAATGGTGCTGCAGGACGAGCGCAAAGCCCGCGAAATCGCGTTGTTCCGTCAAGGTAAATTCCGTGATGTGCAACTGGCTAAACGCCAGGCTGCCAAACTCGAAAGTATCATGGAGCAAATGGGCGATGGCGAAGCGAAACGTCTGCCGCTGATTATCAAGGCTGACGTACAGGGTTCTGCTGAAGCCTTGTCTACTTCGTTACAGAAAATATCTACCAACGAAGTCAAGGTCGATATTCTGCATAATGCGGTAGGTACCATTTCCGAGTCTGATGTGAACTTGGCGATGGCGTCCAAAGCAGTCATTATCGGCTTCAATACCCGCGCTGATGCTGCTGCTCGTAAACTGGCTGAAACGCTGGGCGTCGATATCCGTTACTACAACATCATTTATGAAGTTGTGGATCTGGTTAAAGCCGCATTGTCCGGCATGTTGACGCCTGATCTGAAAGAGAACATCACCGGTATGGCTGAGGTGCGTGAGGTATATGTAATCTCCAAGATCGGTACAGTGCTGGGTTGCCATGTGCTGGACGGTGTTATCAAACGCGGTCAGCGTGTTCGTGTCATGCGTAATAATGAAGTCATCCATGATGGCGAACTTGATTCGCTGAAGCGTTTCAAAGACGACGTCAAGGAAGTGAAATTCGGTTACGACTGCGGTCTGTCGGTAAAGAACTTCAATGCGCTGGAAGTAGGCGACAAGCTTGAAGCGTATGAAGTTGTTCAGGTGGCGCGTAGCTTATAA
- the rimP gene encoding ribosome maturation factor RimP: MSLESLIEATLAGLGYELVDMSMSVKSGQLRVFIDKPEGITLDDCTLVSNHLSNWLVVENIAYERLEVSSPGMDRPLKKLADYQRFMGEKAQVKLRVALAGQRRFIGTIHGATETQIELDVDGQLIKLDIANIDTARLVPSL; the protein is encoded by the coding sequence ATGTCGTTAGAGTCGTTAATAGAAGCTACCCTGGCAGGTCTGGGCTATGAATTGGTCGATATGTCCATGTCGGTCAAGAGTGGACAGCTGCGCGTCTTTATTGATAAGCCGGAAGGTATTACGCTGGATGATTGCACCTTGGTGAGTAATCATTTGAGTAACTGGCTGGTGGTGGAAAATATAGCCTACGAGCGACTGGAAGTGTCGTCGCCAGGTATGGATAGGCCGCTGAAGAAACTGGCGGATTATCAACGTTTCATGGGCGAAAAAGCGCAAGTTAAATTGCGCGTCGCCTTAGCTGGGCAACGTCGTTTTATTGGCACTATACATGGTGCTACTGAAACTCAAATTGAATTGGATGTGGATGGGCAGTTAATCAAGTTGGATATCGCCAATATTGATACTGCGCGTTTGGTTCCTAGTCTGTAA
- the folB gene encoding dihydroneopterin aldolase: MDTLFLRDFRLQMIIGIYEWERKVPQTVQLDLEIGLPHSRACQTDDVADSINYADVAQRIRDTIAQRDFNLVEALAEHVAQVVLTEFGSPWIKVCVTKLAVVRGIKQLGICIERGQKT; this comes from the coding sequence ATGGATACGCTGTTTTTGCGTGATTTCAGACTGCAAATGATTATCGGTATTTACGAGTGGGAGCGCAAAGTGCCGCAAACCGTGCAGCTCGACCTGGAAATCGGTTTGCCGCACAGCCGCGCCTGCCAGACCGATGATGTGGCTGACTCGATTAACTATGCTGATGTTGCCCAGCGTATCCGCGACACCATTGCCCAGCGCGACTTCAATCTGGTAGAAGCGCTGGCCGAACATGTCGCGCAAGTGGTGCTAACTGAATTCGGCTCGCCCTGGATCAAAGTCTGCGTCACCAAGCTCGCTGTCGTCCGCGGCATCAAACAACTGGGTATCTGCATCGAACGCGGCCAAAAAACTTGA
- the xerD gene encoding site-specific tyrosine recombinase XerD: MNPDSQRAIDGFCDLIWLEDGLASNTLQSYRRDLLQLADWLGDKALIEVTQADLESYLHYRYARHTSPRSTARQLSAYKRFYRLALRDGRIAQDPTLKIDSPKLPRSLPKSMSEAEVEALLAAPAGDEPLALRDRAMLEILYASGLRVSELVGLHLRSVNSDMGVVQVMGKGSKERLVPLGEVAVDALLQYVQLGRPQLLHGRVSDALFVTNRGEAMTRQAFWYLIKRRARQVGLLKLPSPHVLRHAFATHLLNHGADLRVVQLLLGHADIATTQIYTHVARERLKQLHAKHHPRG; this comes from the coding sequence ATGAACCCTGATTCACAGCGGGCAATAGATGGTTTTTGCGACCTGATCTGGCTGGAGGATGGACTGGCGTCCAATACCTTGCAGAGTTATCGGCGCGATCTGCTGCAATTGGCGGACTGGCTTGGGGATAAAGCCTTGATCGAGGTCACGCAGGCCGATCTGGAAAGCTATCTGCATTACCGTTATGCGCGCCATACCAGTCCGCGCAGTACCGCACGCCAGTTGTCAGCCTATAAACGCTTTTACCGGCTGGCATTGCGTGACGGGCGTATTGCACAAGATCCTACCTTGAAAATTGATTCCCCTAAGTTGCCGCGCAGTTTGCCCAAATCCATGAGCGAAGCCGAAGTGGAGGCGTTGCTTGCTGCTCCGGCCGGCGACGAGCCGCTGGCGCTGCGTGACCGGGCGATGCTGGAAATCCTGTATGCCAGTGGTTTGCGTGTGTCGGAGCTGGTTGGCCTGCATCTGCGTAGCGTGAATAGCGATATGGGCGTGGTGCAGGTGATGGGCAAGGGTAGCAAGGAGCGGCTGGTGCCCTTGGGGGAGGTGGCGGTAGATGCGCTGTTGCAGTATGTGCAACTGGGCCGGCCACAGTTGCTGCATGGACGGGTAAGTGATGCGCTGTTTGTGACGAATCGCGGTGAGGCGATGACGCGGCAGGCGTTCTGGTATCTGATCAAACGCCGCGCGCGCCAGGTGGGATTGTTGAAGTTGCCGTCACCACATGTGTTGCGTCATGCTTTTGCCACGCATTTGCTGAATCACGGTGCGGATTTGCGGGTGGTGCAGTTGTTGCTGGGGCATGCCGATATTGCCACTACGCAAATCTATACTCACGTTGCGCGTGAACGTTTGAAACAGCTACACGCAAAACATCATCCGCGAGGATGA
- a CDS encoding sulfite exporter TauE/SafE family protein, which translates to MSPELIALSIGILLAAYFIRGISGFGSGLVAIPLLALWLPLTFVVPLMLLLDFSASILLSGVNLRQVNWREIRTLIPLSVIGILLGTHLLTSLPMQPMLITLSVFVAIFGVRSLLNLHGDKAISRWWAIPAGLSGGTVGALFGTGGPPYIIYLGHRISDKTALRATFSGLVLIEGSLRISSFAYAGLFSDTRLLWSYLAAMPVVALGLTLGHRAHVGLSREQMMRMIGLLLMGSSVSLMVKAFAL; encoded by the coding sequence TTGAGCCCGGAGCTGATCGCCCTTTCCATCGGCATCCTGCTGGCCGCTTATTTCATCCGCGGCATATCCGGGTTTGGTTCCGGCCTGGTCGCCATTCCACTACTGGCGTTATGGCTGCCACTCACGTTTGTCGTACCGTTAATGCTGCTGCTGGATTTTTCCGCCTCGATTTTACTCAGCGGTGTGAATTTACGTCAGGTTAATTGGCGCGAAATCCGCACCCTGATTCCGCTCAGCGTGATTGGCATACTACTCGGCACGCATTTATTAACGAGCCTGCCGATGCAGCCGATGCTTATTACGCTGTCGGTATTTGTGGCTATTTTCGGTGTGCGTTCCCTACTCAACCTGCACGGCGACAAAGCTATTTCACGCTGGTGGGCAATTCCAGCCGGCTTAAGCGGCGGCACAGTTGGCGCATTATTCGGTACCGGCGGGCCACCTTACATTATTTACCTGGGGCATCGCATCAGCGACAAAACCGCATTGCGCGCCACTTTTTCCGGGTTAGTACTCATCGAAGGCTCGTTGCGCATCAGCAGTTTTGCATACGCAGGCCTGTTCTCCGACACCCGCCTGCTGTGGTCATATCTGGCCGCCATGCCTGTGGTCGCCCTTGGCCTGACATTAGGGCATCGCGCTCACGTCGGCCTCAGCCGTGAACAGATGATGCGTATGATCGGCCTGTTATTGATGGGCAGCAGCGTCAGCCTGATGGTCAAGGCCTTTGCCCTATAG
- a CDS encoding class I SAM-dependent methyltransferase → MFAIPEIKPGQSIELLKALHILTRDGKLNQDSRRKLKQVYHLYQFIEPLLQEVGENVQLVDHGAGKSYLGFILYDLFFKQRNDASHIFGIETREALVKSSVELAAQLDFERMSFLNLSVADSMASPLLPEKIDVVTALHACDTATDDAIRFGLQKQARFMVLVPCCQAEVASTLRQGKAQALARGALAEVWRHPIHTREFGSHITNVLRCLQLEAHGYQLTVTELVGWEHSMKNELIVATYKNLPRRKAAERLRELLIMFGLEALESRFFITPFN, encoded by the coding sequence ATGTTTGCGATTCCTGAAATTAAACCCGGCCAATCCATAGAGTTGCTCAAGGCTTTGCATATCCTGACCAGGGATGGCAAATTGAATCAGGATAGCCGGCGCAAGTTAAAGCAGGTGTATCACTTGTACCAGTTCATAGAGCCGCTACTGCAGGAAGTGGGCGAAAACGTGCAGCTGGTTGATCACGGTGCGGGGAAGTCCTATCTGGGTTTCATTCTTTATGACCTGTTTTTTAAACAGCGTAATGATGCGTCGCATATATTTGGTATCGAAACGCGCGAAGCGCTGGTGAAGAGTTCGGTTGAGCTGGCCGCGCAACTGGATTTTGAGCGTATGTCATTTCTCAATCTGTCGGTAGCAGATTCCATGGCTTCGCCGTTGCTGCCAGAGAAGATAGATGTGGTAACTGCATTGCATGCATGTGACACGGCAACGGATGACGCTATCCGTTTTGGTTTGCAGAAGCAGGCCAGGTTCATGGTGCTGGTGCCGTGTTGTCAGGCGGAAGTGGCATCAACTCTGCGCCAGGGTAAGGCACAGGCATTGGCGCGTGGGGCGCTGGCCGAAGTGTGGCGACACCCTATCCATACGCGTGAGTTCGGCAGTCATATTACTAACGTATTGCGTTGTTTGCAGCTGGAAGCCCATGGTTATCAACTCACAGTAACCGAGCTGGTCGGCTGGGAACACTCCATGAAGAATGAATTAATAGTGGCAACTTATAAAAATTTACCACGCCGAAAAGCGGCGGAACGTTTGCGTGAGTTGTTGATTATGTTCGGTTTAGAGGCGCTGGAGTCGCGTTTCTTCATTACCCCGTTTAATTGA
- a CDS encoding methylated-DNA--[protein]-cysteine S-methyltransferase, whose translation MRSAPAKLNYTAVIAAPFAHLGVMADAQAVQRIDFLPLDYALLSAADVPVQQLSVALAEYWRDPTQGFDLPLSYQGSAHQLRVWQALLAIPPGQTRTYGDIARLIGSSPRAVGQACGANPLPILIPCHRVVGKTNRGGFMHRLDSAALSYKDWLLQHESAL comes from the coding sequence ATGCGCTCGGCGCCCGCTAAGTTAAATTATACGGCGGTCATTGCTGCGCCTTTTGCGCATCTGGGGGTGATGGCGGATGCGCAAGCAGTGCAGCGTATTGATTTCCTGCCGCTGGATTATGCTTTGCTCAGCGCTGCAGATGTACCGGTGCAGCAACTGAGTGTGGCGTTAGCAGAATACTGGCGCGACCCGACACAGGGATTCGATTTGCCGTTGTCGTATCAGGGTAGCGCACATCAGTTGCGGGTATGGCAGGCGTTGCTGGCTATTCCGCCAGGGCAGACGCGTACTTATGGCGATATTGCCCGGCTGATTGGCTCCAGTCCGCGCGCGGTCGGTCAGGCATGTGGTGCTAATCCGTTGCCCATTTTGATTCCTTGTCACCGGGTTGTGGGTAAAACGAATCGCGGCGGATTCATGCACCGGCTGGATAGTGCGGCGTTATCGTATAAAGACTGGTTGTTACAACACGAGTCAGCGTTATGA